One genomic segment of Paenibacillus durus includes these proteins:
- a CDS encoding glycosyltransferase family 2 protein, which produces MKRAAKRSRRARRSPIRRAVRSHKAVYSGNHPEPLVSVIIPAMNEAGTIAAAVTEARKVDPRCEVIVVANGSSDGTAEIAASCGARVISCAEPLGHDVGRSVGAESAKGEILLFTDGDLVIPAKELRPFAVAVRGGADIALNNYSGPVRRHRPHPVVLSKHALNILLRRPDLKGSSMTAVPHALSRRALDVLGSGLLSSPPVAQAKAVMEGLRVVAAHKVPVGRINVIRPKADGTDPLQQIIVADHLRAVSLVLEYGGGRAGFGDGARRREMVR; this is translated from the coding sequence ATGAAGCGAGCAGCAAAGCGCTCCCGCCGAGCCCGGCGTTCCCCTATACGCCGCGCCGTCCGGTCTCATAAAGCCGTATACTCCGGCAATCATCCCGAGCCGCTTGTGTCCGTCATCATTCCGGCAATGAATGAAGCCGGTACGATTGCAGCGGCCGTCACGGAAGCAAGAAAGGTCGATCCGCGCTGTGAAGTCATCGTTGTGGCCAACGGCTCTTCAGATGGTACTGCGGAGATTGCCGCATCCTGCGGAGCGCGCGTAATTTCCTGCGCCGAACCGCTCGGACATGATGTTGGCCGCAGTGTCGGGGCGGAGTCGGCGAAGGGTGAGATTCTTTTGTTTACGGACGGCGATCTCGTTATTCCAGCGAAAGAGCTGCGCCCTTTCGCGGTGGCTGTAAGAGGAGGCGCAGACATCGCATTGAACAATTATTCCGGACCTGTACGCCGTCACCGTCCGCATCCGGTTGTGCTCTCTAAGCATGCACTCAATATTTTGCTGCGCCGTCCGGACCTGAAAGGCAGTTCGATGACGGCGGTTCCGCACGCGTTGAGCCGCAGGGCGCTGGACGTGCTCGGCAGCGGGCTGTTGTCATCGCCTCCGGTGGCGCAGGCCAAGGCTGTCATGGAAGGGCTTAGGGTAGTAGCGGCGCATAAAGTGCCTGTCGGCCGAATAAATGTCATCCGTCCTAAAGCGGATGGAACGGACCCTTTACAGCAGATAATCGTCGCGGATCATCTCCGGGCGGTTTCCCTGGTGCTGGAGTACGGCGGCGGGAGAGCCGGATTCGGCGACGGAGCCCGGCGGCGGGAGATGGTGAGGTGA
- a CDS encoding glycosyltransferase family 2 protein, with the protein MTRTSIIIPTFNGLSHLRSCVNAIRRYTADPYELIVVDNASSDGTAKYCRREKITFISLPANAGFPVACNRGLQLASGDELLLLNNDVIVSKNWLANLKTALYSSPNTGIVGPVTNYASGRQMVDTRYADIAGFHAAAETANVPDPSKWSETKRLVGLCLLFKREVLGKVGLLDERFSPGHYEDDDYCMRARLQGYRLLIAGDCLVHHEGSASFKEVYRSGWDELIERNRRLYIEKWGVDPKQFI; encoded by the coding sequence ATGACACGGACCAGCATTATTATTCCGACCTTCAACGGACTGAGTCACTTGCGGTCCTGCGTGAATGCAATCCGCCGTTATACGGCCGACCCCTACGAACTGATTGTCGTGGATAATGCCTCAAGCGATGGAACGGCTAAATACTGCCGAAGGGAAAAAATCACTTTCATTTCCCTGCCTGCCAACGCCGGCTTTCCGGTCGCCTGCAATCGCGGCCTGCAGCTGGCTTCAGGGGACGAACTGCTGCTGCTCAACAATGATGTCATTGTATCGAAGAACTGGCTGGCCAATCTGAAGACCGCCCTGTACAGTTCTCCAAATACCGGTATTGTCGGTCCCGTGACGAATTATGCTAGCGGCCGGCAGATGGTCGATACCCGGTATGCGGACATTGCCGGGTTCCATGCGGCGGCGGAAACAGCAAATGTTCCCGATCCCTCCAAATGGAGCGAGACGAAGCGGCTGGTTGGTTTGTGTCTTTTATTCAAAAGGGAAGTGCTCGGGAAGGTCGGACTGCTCGACGAAAGGTTCTCTCCGGGACATTATGAGGACGACGACTATTGTATGCGCGCCCGGCTTCAGGGTTACCGGCTGCTGATCGCCGGCGATTGTCTGGTGCATCACGAGGGAAGCGCGAGCTTCAAGGAGGTCTATCGTTCCGGTTGGGATGAACTGATCGAGCGCAATCGCAGATTGTATATCGAAAAATGGGGGGTCGACCCCAAGCAATTTATTTAG
- a CDS encoding WIAG-tail domain: MSRSRKKLPSKAKKRLYFVDNPNIKELSILEDGWQQSGKGDVESEETDIDLTFKPEEIIAPAIKQEEIVAPAIKQEEIVAPPVKLEDNMGLTVKPADNMEKEALALHSAAAANPVAFPAGKTADAAAEEDVKPETFSLAGKLEKEKRKIYTDDLSNGAVTGPKIAPRSIDGSKLKPGIIGAPWLQDYAVQTIHIADKAITSSKIAPESVSGEHLAEGSVSGGKLLDHSIGGEKLKAGSIGPEKLADRLIDASKIAERSIESRHLSECVVTTELLEEGAVTGDKIQSGSIAGRHLENGLIDRSKLADGSVGGDIIEDDSISGAKLEEGAIEGRHLTNGIIGAKHLAPGAIGREQLVGRIIGGEQIQLGTVGSGHLAEGAVGSRELGNDSVQSSHLAPDSVTSGHIASGAIIGRHLADRGVTYAKLAEGAVGTAQLVEQAVTSSKIADQSVLGHKLADEVVSTRHIAKSAVRGPQLAPQSVGNAHLQREAVREEQLAADAVGPGQIQDSAVHARHLAAGAVGGGELAGEAVGEGHLRPQSVTAAKLADGSVVASKLATGAVGGSALAPGAVSGEHIAFCAVGEKHFADSSVSARVLQDAAVDAEHLAAGAVDTRHLRKNSVAPIALQPGSVTGDKLAEGAVKDIHLAAEAVQPHHLADHAVTSLKLSPESVTSDKLGDCAVTAAKLADSSVHSAKLAASSVQSEHLADGSVESRHIETGAIHSEHLSQDIIGGEHISSLSVGVSHLLPDSVSSVQLQDGSVTANKLGENAVGSVHLAPESVGAVHLTDGSVRGRHIAAGGITLQHLSDEVRSPDLLLDRSIAGSKLAPKSIGNDQLAEGAVGRAELQDEAVSGSKIAPYSIQSRHLEEASVQSSHLAPSSVAGEHLTASSVQSEHLVEGSVRKEAIEAGAVQSEHLSPGIIGGEHIRYSSIGLGHLLPGSVSSIKLQDGSVTSDKLGEGAVRSEHLAAESVAGEHLADGSVEGRHIIPGGVKLLHLSAEVRSTELLPDGSLPGSKLAPKSIGSDRLAEGAVSGAELQDKSVTGSKIAPFSIQSRHLEEASVQSYHLGAEAVQPHHLADNAVTSLKLSPESITSDKLGDSAVTAAKLANGSVHSAKLAASAVQSEHLAEGSVGKKAIRPGAVQSEHLTPGIIGSEHIRSSSVGVSHLQPDSVSSVQLQDGSVTASKLGEGAVGSEHLIAEAVTGEHLAEGSVEGRHIAAGEITLQHLSAEVRSPELLPDGSLPGSKLAPKSIGSNRLADGAVGGAKLQDEAVDGSKIAPSSIQSRHLEEASVKNYHLAPSSVGGEHLTASSVQLEHLAEGSVGKKAIGPGAIQSEHLTSSVIGGEHIRPSSVGVSHLQPDSVSSVQLQDGSVTASKLGEGAVGSEHLIAEAVTGEHLAEGSVEGHHIAAGEITLQHLSPEVRSPDLLPDGSLTGNKLAPKSIGSDRLAEGAVGGAELQDEAVDGSKIASFSIQSRHLEEESVQSYHLASSSIGSEQLAVSSVQSEHLADGSVEGHHIAAGEITLQHLSAEVRSPDLLPDGSLTGNKLVPKSIGSDRLAEGAVGAAELQDEAVDGSKIASFCIQSRHLEEESVQSHHLASSSIGSEQLAASSVQSEHLADGSVEGRHIAAGEITLQHLSAEVRSAELLPDGSLTGNKLAPKSISSDRLAEGAVGGAELQDEAVDGSKIASFSIQSRHLEEESVQNYHLASSSIGSEQLAASSVQSEHLANGSVEGRHIAAGAVQPEHLTPGIIGGEHIRSSSVGASHLLPDSVSSVQLQDGSVTAGKLGEGAVGTEHLAIESVTGEHLAEGSVEGRHIAAGAVQPEHLTPGIIGGEHIRSSSVGLVHLLPDSVSSVQLQNGSVTAGKLGEGAVGTEHLAIESVTGEHLANGSVEGRHIIPGGVKLLHLSAEVRSSELFPDSSIDGSKLAPKSIGSDRLAEGAVGRAELQNEAVDGSKIASFSIQSCHLEEQSVKSYHLAPSSIESEHLAVSSVQSEHLAEASVGKEAIAPGAIQPEHLTPGIIGGEHIRSSSVGVGHLQPDSVSSVQLQDGSVTAGKLGERAVGTEHLAIESVTGEHLAEGSIVGCHIAAGEITLQHLSAKVRSSELLPDSSIDGSKLAPKSIGSDRLAEGAVGRAELQNEAVDGSKIASFSIQSRHLEEQSVKSYHLASSSIGSEHLALSSVQSEHLAEASVGKEAIAPGAIQPEHLTPGIIGGEHIRSSSVGLGHLLPDSVSSVQLQDGSVTAGKLGEGAVGSEHLIPQAVTGEHLAEGSVAGCHIAAGEITLQHLSAEVRSSELLPDSSIDGSKLAPKSIGSDRLAEGAVGGAELQNEAVDGSKIASFSIQSRHLEEQSVKSYHLAPSSIESEHLAVSSVQSEHLAEASVGKEAIAPGAIQPEHLTPGIIGGEHIGSLSVGVGHLQPDSVSSVQLQDGSVTADKLGEGAVHSEHLAPSSVSGEQLAEGSVEGCHIAAGEITLQHLSEEVRSPELLPDGSLTGNKLAPKSIGTDRLAEGAVGAAEIQDEAVDGSKIASFSIQSRHLEEESVQSYHLAPASIGSEQLAELSVQSEHLAEESVESRHIVPGGITLQHLSPEVRSPELLPDSSIDGSKLAPKSIGSDRLAEGAVGAAELQDEAVDGSKIASFSIQSRHLEEASVQSYHLAPSSVIGEHLSASAVQSEHLAEGSVEGRHIAAGEITLQHLSEEVRSPELLPDGSITGSKLAPKSIGGDRLAEGAVGGAELQDEAVDGSKIAPFSIQSSHLEEESVQSCHLAPSSVGSEHLMREAVSPEHLTFNPVRSAGNRSTLQQFGMSAFMFAAGSDSVDVTVTFDEPFGHTGYVIVAMTNQPFFSASLKSRGSADAIIQVVRLQDTQHFYGVLSWIAIGAPAAKPAAEDRLFD; encoded by the coding sequence CACCGAGCTGCTGGAGGAAGGAGCGGTCACCGGAGATAAAATCCAGAGCGGCTCGATTGCCGGCCGCCATCTGGAGAACGGCCTTATCGACCGTTCCAAGCTGGCTGACGGATCGGTCGGCGGCGACATCATCGAAGACGACTCCATTTCCGGAGCGAAGCTGGAGGAAGGCGCCATCGAGGGCCGCCATCTGACAAATGGCATTATTGGAGCGAAGCATCTTGCGCCGGGAGCCATCGGCAGAGAACAGCTCGTAGGCCGGATCATCGGCGGGGAGCAGATCCAACTTGGTACCGTTGGCAGCGGGCATCTGGCTGAAGGTGCAGTCGGTTCCAGGGAACTTGGCAATGACTCCGTGCAGAGTTCGCATCTTGCTCCGGACAGCGTCACCAGCGGGCATATCGCCAGCGGAGCGATTATCGGGCGCCATCTGGCGGACCGGGGCGTAACTTACGCCAAGCTGGCGGAAGGCGCTGTAGGCACGGCTCAGCTGGTGGAACAGGCGGTCACCTCGTCCAAGATTGCCGATCAGAGCGTGCTCGGGCACAAGCTGGCCGACGAGGTCGTGAGCACCCGGCATATCGCCAAATCCGCCGTGCGCGGTCCGCAGCTTGCGCCTCAGTCCGTGGGCAACGCCCACCTTCAGCGCGAAGCTGTAAGGGAAGAACAGCTTGCAGCTGATGCTGTGGGACCGGGCCAGATTCAGGACAGCGCGGTGCATGCCCGGCACCTGGCGGCGGGAGCCGTTGGGGGCGGGGAACTCGCCGGGGAAGCGGTGGGCGAAGGGCATCTTCGTCCGCAGAGCGTTACCGCCGCCAAGCTGGCTGACGGCAGTGTTGTTGCAAGCAAGCTGGCCACGGGTGCGGTCGGCGGATCCGCGCTTGCTCCGGGTGCAGTAAGCGGCGAGCATATCGCGTTCTGTGCGGTGGGAGAGAAGCATTTTGCCGATTCAAGCGTCAGCGCCCGCGTTCTGCAGGACGCTGCGGTGGATGCCGAGCATCTGGCAGCCGGAGCGGTGGATACCCGGCATTTGCGGAAGAACAGCGTAGCCCCTATTGCCCTACAGCCAGGATCGGTGACCGGGGATAAGCTGGCGGAGGGTGCAGTAAAGGATATCCATCTTGCCGCGGAAGCGGTTCAGCCTCATCATCTCGCGGATCATGCGGTAACCTCGCTCAAGCTGTCGCCCGAGAGCGTAACGAGCGATAAGCTCGGCGATTGCGCGGTAACTGCCGCTAAGCTGGCTGACAGCAGCGTCCATTCCGCCAAGCTGGCCGCATCATCCGTTCAATCGGAGCATCTGGCGGACGGCTCGGTGGAAAGCCGTCATATTGAGACGGGTGCGATACATTCGGAGCATTTGTCCCAAGACATCATCGGCGGCGAGCATATCAGCTCCCTGTCTGTGGGCGTCAGCCATCTTCTGCCGGACTCGGTTTCATCCGTCCAGCTTCAGGACGGCAGCGTCACTGCCAATAAACTGGGTGAAAATGCGGTCGGTTCCGTACACTTGGCTCCAGAATCCGTCGGTGCGGTGCATCTGACGGACGGCTCGGTGAGAGGCCGGCATATCGCAGCGGGGGGGATTACACTTCAGCATCTGTCAGATGAGGTACGGTCCCCGGATCTGCTGCTCGATAGATCGATTGCCGGGAGCAAGCTTGCGCCGAAGAGCATCGGCAATGATCAGTTGGCCGAAGGTGCGGTGGGCAGAGCGGAGCTTCAGGATGAAGCGGTGAGCGGTTCCAAGATCGCCCCCTATTCCATCCAGTCCCGCCATCTGGAAGAGGCGAGTGTGCAGAGCTCACATCTTGCTCCATCCTCCGTCGCCGGGGAGCACTTGACGGCATCGTCCGTTCAATCGGAGCATCTGGTGGAAGGCTCGGTAAGGAAGGAAGCCATTGAGGCGGGCGCGGTTCAGTCGGAGCATTTGTCCCCCGGTATTATCGGCGGCGAACATATCCGCTACTCATCCATCGGACTGGGCCATCTCCTGCCGGGTTCGGTCTCGTCCATAAAGCTTCAGGACGGCAGCGTCACCTCTGACAAACTCGGCGAGGGAGCCGTCCGCTCCGAGCATTTGGCCGCAGAATCTGTCGCTGGAGAACATCTGGCGGACGGCTCGGTGGAAGGCCGCCATATCATCCCCGGCGGCGTAAAGCTGCTGCATCTGTCGGCTGAGGTGCGATCCACGGAGCTGCTGCCCGATGGCTCGCTCCCCGGAAGCAAGCTTGCGCCCAAGAGCATTGGCAGTGACCGGCTGGCTGAAGGTGCGGTCAGCGGAGCGGAGCTTCAGGATAAATCAGTGACCGGCTCGAAGATCGCCCCCTTCTCCATCCAGTCCCGCCATTTGGAAGAGGCGAGCGTACAGAGTTACCATCTTGGCGCAGAAGCGGTTCAGCCCCATCATCTGGCGGATAATGCGGTGACCTCGCTTAAGCTGTCGCCCGAGAGCATAACGAGCGATAAGCTCGGCGATTCCGCAGTAACTGCCGCCAAGCTTGCGAACGGCAGCGTCCATTCCGCCAAATTGGCGGCATCGGCTGTTCAATCAGAGCATCTGGCGGAAGGCTCGGTAGGGAAGAAGGCCATCAGGCCCGGCGCGGTTCAATCGGAGCATTTGACCCCCGGCATTATAGGCAGCGAGCATATCCGTTCCTCATCCGTCGGTGTCAGCCATCTTCAACCGGATTCGGTCTCGTCCGTTCAGCTTCAGGACGGCAGCGTTACCGCCAGTAAGCTTGGTGAAGGAGCAGTCGGCTCCGAGCATTTGATCGCGGAAGCCGTCACTGGAGAACATCTGGCGGAAGGCTCGGTGGAAGGCCGCCATATCGCGGCAGGAGAAATTACGCTCCAGCATTTGTCAGCCGAGGTCCGCTCCCCGGAACTGCTGCCCGACGGCTCGCTACCCGGAAGCAAGCTCGCGCCCAAGAGCATCGGCAGCAACCGGCTGGCGGACGGCGCCGTGGGCGGAGCAAAGCTTCAGGATGAAGCGGTAGACGGCTCGAAGATTGCACCCTCCTCTATCCAGTCCCGGCATCTGGAGGAGGCGAGCGTGAAGAACTATCATCTTGCTCCATCCTCCGTCGGCGGCGAGCACTTGACGGCATCGTCCGTTCAATTGGAGCATCTGGCGGAAGGCTCGGTAGGGAAGAAGGCCATCGGGCCCGGTGCGATTCAATCGGAGCATTTGACCTCCAGCGTTATCGGCGGCGAGCATATCCGCCCCTCATCCGTCGGTGTCAGCCATCTTCAACCGGATTCGGTCTCATCCGTTCAGCTTCAGGACGGCAGCGTCACCGCCAGTAAACTTGGTGAAGGAGCAGTCGGCTCCGAGCATTTGATCGCGGAAGCCGTCACCGGAGAACATCTGGCGGAAGGCTCAGTAGAGGGTCACCATATCGCGGCCGGAGAAATTACACTCCAGCATTTGTCGCCCGAGGTACGTTCCCCGGATCTGCTGCCCGACGGCTCGCTTACCGGAAATAAGCTTGCGCCCAAGAGCATCGGCAGCGACCGGCTGGCCGAAGGCGCCGTAGGCGGAGCGGAGCTTCAGGATGAAGCGGTGGACGGCTCGAAGATTGCCTCCTTTTCCATTCAGTCCCGGCATCTGGAAGAAGAGAGCGTACAGAGCTATCATCTTGCTTCATCCTCTATCGGCAGCGAACAATTGGCGGTATCGTCCGTTCAATCAGAACATCTGGCGGACGGTTCGGTGGAAGGCCACCATATCGCGGCCGGAGAAATTACACTCCAGCATTTGTCGGCCGAGGTCCGCTCCCCGGATCTGCTGCCCGACGGCTCGCTTACCGGAAATAAGCTTGTGCCGAAGAGCATCGGCAGTGACCGGTTGGCGGAAGGCGCGGTGGGCGCAGCGGAGCTTCAGGATGAAGCGGTAGATGGCTCGAAGATCGCCTCCTTTTGCATTCAGTCCCGCCATCTGGAAGAAGAGAGCGTGCAGAGCCATCATCTTGCTTCATCCTCTATCGGCAGCGAACAATTGGCGGCATCGTCCGTTCAATCGGAACATCTGGCGGACGGCTCGGTGGAAGGCCGGCATATTGCGGCGGGTGAAATTACGCTCCAGCATCTGTCAGCCGAGGTTCGCTCCGCGGAACTGCTGCCCGACGGTTCGCTTACCGGAAATAAGCTTGCGCCGAAGAGTATCAGCAGCGACCGGCTGGCTGAAGGCGCGGTGGGCGGAGCGGAGCTTCAGGATGAAGCGGTAGACGGCTCGAAGATCGCCTCCTTTTCCATTCAGTCCCGCCATCTGGAAGAAGAGAGCGTACAGAACTATCATCTTGCTTCATCCTCCATCGGCAGCGAACAATTGGCGGCATCGTCCGTTCAATCGGAACATCTGGCGAACGGTTCGGTGGAAGGCCGGCATATTGCGGCGGGCGCGGTTCAGCCGGAGCATTTGACCCCCGGCATTATCGGCGGCGAGCATATCCGCTCCTCATCCGTCGGTGCCAGCCATCTTCTGCCGGACTCGGTCTCATCCGTCCAGCTTCAGGACGGCAGCGTCACCGCCGGTAAACTGGGTGAAGGAGCCGTCGGTACGGAGCATTTGGCCATCGAATCCGTCACTGGAGAACATCTGGCGGAAGGCTCGGTGGAAGGCCGGCATATTGCGGCGGGCGCGGTTCAGCCGGAGCATTTGACCCCCGGCATTATCGGCGGTGAGCATATCCGCTCCTCATCCGTCGGCCTCGTCCATCTCCTCCCAGACTCGGTCTCGTCCGTTCAGCTTCAGAACGGAAGCGTCACCGCCGGCAAACTGGGTGAGGGAGCCGTCGGTACGGAGCATTTGGCCATCGAATCCGTCACTGGAGAACATCTGGCGAACGGTTCGGTAGAAGGCCGCCACATCATTCCCGGCGGGGTGAAGCTGCTGCATCTGTCGGCTGAGGTTCGCTCTTCGGAGCTGTTCCCCGACAGCTCGATTGACGGAAGCAAGCTTGCGCCCAAGAGCATCGGCAGCGACCGGCTGGCAGAAGGCGCGGTGGGCCGGGCGGAGCTTCAGAACGAAGCGGTGGACGGCTCGAAGATCGCCTCCTTCTCCATTCAGTCCTGCCATCTGGAAGAACAGAGCGTGAAAAGTTACCATCTTGCCCCTTCCTCCATTGAGAGTGAGCACTTAGCGGTCTCTTCCGTTCAATCGGAGCATTTGGCGGAAGCTTCGGTAGGGAAGGAAGCCATCGCGCCGGGCGCGATTCAGCCGGAGCATTTGACCCCCGGCATTATCGGCGGCGAGCATATCCGGTCCTCATCCGTCGGCGTCGGCCATCTCCAGCCGGACTCGGTCTCGTCCGTCCAGCTCCAGGACGGCAGCGTCACCGCCGGTAAACTGGGTGAAAGAGCCGTCGGTACGGAGCATTTGGCCATCGAATCCGTCACTGGTGAACATCTGGCGGAAGGCTCGATAGTGGGCTGCCATATCGCGGCGGGCGAAATTACGCTCCAGCATCTGTCGGCTAAGGTTCGCTCTTCGGAACTGCTCCCCGACAGCTCGATTGACGGAAGCAAGCTTGCGCCCAAGAGCATCGGCAGCGACCGGCTGGCAGAAGGCGCGGTGGGCCGGGCGGAGCTTCAGAACGAAGCGGTGGACGGCTCGAAGATCGCCTCCTTCTCCATTCAGTCCCGCCATCTGGAAGAACAGAGCGTGAAAAGTTACCATCTTGCCTCTTCCTCCATTGGCAGTGAACACTTGGCTCTCTCTTCCGTTCAATCGGAGCATTTGGCGGAAGCTTCGGTAGGGAAGGAAGCCATCGCGCCGGGCGCGATTCAGCCGGAGCATTTGACCCCCGGCATTATCGGCGGCGAGCATATCCGGTCCTCATCCGTCGGCCTCGGCCATCTCCTGCCGGACTCGGTCTCGTCCGTTCAGCTCCAAGACGGCAGCGTCACCGCCGGTAAATTGGGTGAAGGAGCCGTTGGTTCGGAGCATTTGATCCCGCAAGCCGTCACTGGAGAACATCTGGCGGAAGGCTCGGTAGCGGGCTGCCATATCGCGGCGGGCGAAATTACGCTCCAGCATCTGTCGGCTGAGGTTCGCTCTTCGGAACTGCTCCCCGACAGCTCGATTGACGGAAGCAAGCTTGCGCCCAAGAGCATCGGCAGCGACCGGCTGGCGGAAGGCGCGGTTGGTGGAGCGGAGCTTCAGAACGAAGCGGTGGACGGCTCGAAGATCGCCTCCTTCTCCATTCAGTCCCGCCATCTGGAAGAACAGAGCGTGAAAAGTTACCATCTTGCCCCTTCCTCCATTGAGAGTGAGCACTTAGCGGTCTCTTCCGTTCAATCGGAGCATTTGGCGGAAGCTTCGGTAGGGAAGGAAGCCATCGCGCCGGGCGCGATTCAGCCGGAGCATTTGACCCCCGGTATTATCGGCGGCGAGCATATCGGGTCCCTGTCTGTCGGCGTCGGCCATCTCCAGCCGGACTCGGTCTCGTCTGTTCAGCTCCAAGACGGCAGCGTCACCGCTGATAAATTAGGTGAAGGAGCCGTTCATTCGGAGCATTTGGCCCCTTCATCTGTTAGCGGGGAACAGCTGGCGGAAGGCTCGGTAGAAGGCTGCCATATCGCGGCGGGAGAAATTACGCTCCAGCATCTGTCTGAGGAAGTGCGTTCTCCGGAGCTGCTGCCCGACGGCTCGCTTACCGGAAATAAGCTTGCGCCTAAGAGCATCGGCACCGACCGGTTGGCGGAAGGCGCGGTGGGCGCAGCGGAGATTCAGGATGAAGCGGTAGACGGCTCGAAGATTGCCTCCTTTTCCATTCAGTCCCGCCATCTGGAAGAAGAGAGTGTACAGAGTTACCATCTTGCCCCTGCCTCTATTGGCAGTGAGCAATTGGCTGAATTGTCCGTTCAATCGGAGCATCTGGCGGAAGAATCGGTGGAAAGCCGTCATATCGTACCGGGCGGAATTACGCTTCAGCATCTGTCGCCCGAGGTTCGCTCTCCGGAACTGCTGCCCGACAGCTCGATTGACGGCAGCAAGCTTGCGCCCAAGAGCATCGGCAGCGACCGGCTTGCCGAAGGTGCGGTAGGCGCAGCGGAGCTTCAGGACGAAGCGGTGGACGGTTCGAAGATCGCCTCCTTCTCTATTCAGTCCCGCCATCTGGAAGAGGCGAGCGTACAGAGCTACCATCTTGCCCCTTCCTCCGTAATCGGTGAGCACTTGTCGGCATCGGCTGTTCAATCGGAGCATCTGGCGGAAGGCTCGGTGGAAGGCCGCCATATCGCAGCGGGCGAAATTACGCTCCAGCATCTGTCTGAGGAAGTGCGCTCTCCGGAGCTGCTGCCCGACGGTTCGATCACCGGCAGCAAGCTTGCGCCGAAGAGCATCGGCGGCGATCGGCTCGCGGAAGGCGCGGTAGGTGGAGCGGAGCTTCAGGATGAAGCGGTGGACGGCTCGAAGATCGCCCCGTTTTCTATCCAGTCCAGCCATCTGGAGGAGGAAAGCGTGCAGAGCTGCCATCTTGCTCCCTCTTCCGTAGGCAGTGAGCATCTGATGCGTGAAGCTGTGAGTCCTGAGCACCTGACCTTCAATCCGGTGCGCAGCGCCGGAAACCGGTCAACGCTGCAGCAGTTCGGAATGTCGGCATTCATGTTCGCCGCAGGGTCAGACAGCGTAGATGTAACAGTGACTTTCGATGAGCCGTTCGGTCATACGGGCTATGTGATCGTTGCCATGACTAACCAGCCCTTCTTCAGTGCATCGCTAAAAAGCAGAGGAAGCGCGGATGCAATCATTCAGGTTGTCCGTCTGCAGGACACTCAGCATTTCTACGGCGTTCTTTCCTGGATCGCTATCGGGGCTCCTGCGGCGAAGCCTGCTGCCGAGGATCGTTTATTCGATTAA
- a CDS encoding glycosyltransferase family 2 protein, which translates to MRIGIHPKPAGRSQAAFSRRNRALPGPEKPRKLRKGKGMKSAGALRSQRPSLRTAPGTGVATAGRAAGRAARKSAGSRPGRAAGRPYVRTSRRSLWTPPALSGKLSVIISACNEEKTLGAVLREAERLMPEEIIVVLNGCIDNSFRRARQCGRAIVVHCPNAVGHDVGRAIGSKLSQGDIMLFLDGDLPIPAPELFPFVAAVDRGADVALNDLNPLFPIFGKCDNVTRCKMFLNMALGREDLGAGSMTAVPHALSRRTLELIGPQALSVPPKAQAAAILEKLRVENAGTVNVIKPNRIRKGNTGAGNNVEQMIIGDHAEALAEVLARGAADPLWKENGPDSRRLLAAWRNGI; encoded by the coding sequence ATGAGAATTGGAATTCATCCGAAGCCTGCGGGCAGATCGCAAGCCGCCTTTTCCCGCCGAAATAGAGCCCTCCCGGGGCCTGAGAAGCCGCGTAAGCTTCGGAAAGGAAAAGGCATGAAAAGTGCCGGAGCGCTGAGATCGCAGCGGCCCTCCTTAAGAACCGCCCCGGGTACGGGCGTGGCAACTGCTGGAAGAGCCGCTGGAAGAGCCGCTAGAAAATCCGCCGGAAGCCGCCCCGGAAGAGCCGCCGGCCGTCCCTACGTAAGAACCTCCCGCAGGTCCTTATGGACTCCGCCGGCGCTGAGCGGAAAGCTGTCGGTCATCATTAGCGCCTGCAATGAGGAGAAGACCCTGGGGGCCGTGCTGAGAGAAGCGGAACGGCTTATGCCGGAGGAGATCATCGTCGTGCTCAACGGCTGCATCGATAACAGCTTCCGGCGGGCGCGGCAGTGCGGCAGGGCAATTGTCGTCCATTGTCCTAATGCGGTCGGACATGATGTAGGGCGGGCAATCGGCTCGAAGCTCAGCCAGGGCGATATTATGCTGTTTCTCGACGGCGATCTGCCCATTCCCGCTCCAGAGCTCTTTCCATTCGTTGCCGCTGTGGACCGGGGAGCGGATGTGGCGCTCAATGATCTGAATCCGCTGTTTCCCATATTCGGAAAATGCGACAATGTGACGCGCTGCAAAATGTTTCTGAACATGGCGCTTGGCAGGGAAGACTTGGGAGCCGGGTCCATGACCGCCGTGCCTCATGCTCTATCCCGAAGAACGCTGGAACTGATCGGACCCCAGGCGCTGTCGGTACCGCCCAAGGCGCAGGCTGCCGCCATTCTGGAGAAGCTGCGCGTAGAGAACGCGGGTACAGTCAACGTAATCAAACCGAACAGAATACGAAAAGGAAATACGGGGGCGGGAAACAACGTGGAACAAATGATTATCGGCGATCACGCCGAGGCGCTGGCTGAAGTGCTCGCCCGCGGCGCGGCAGATCCGCTCTGGAAAGAGAACGGACCGGACAGCCGCCGGTTGCTTGCGGCTTGGAGGAACGGAATATGA